Proteins encoded by one window of Planktothrix tepida PCC 9214:
- a CDS encoding acetamidase/formamidase family protein, protein MNHHTLKATCTTVHLGGFSCNLPPALVINSGDSIEVETYTGFKIYQESPEAFLTPELVEICQHLPPERIVGPGSHLLTGPIYIREAQPGDVLEIQLEEISPRLAMGFNAIRTGWGALPQQFSESRLRFIPLDLEKNIAEFPLNSGIKIPLKPFFGILGVATPETQRSSIPPGIYGGNLDNPELQAGSRLFLPIFVPGALFSIGDGHSAQGEGEVNVTAIETSMNGKIKLILHKNILLTSPLAETPSDIITMGFAETLDLAFESALKQMIDVLEQFFGLEAEEAYVLCSLAANFRITQVVNHPQKGVHGMISKSILGFPLKSLLDHKVVTGL, encoded by the coding sequence ATGAATCATCATACACTCAAAGCGACTTGTACAACGGTTCATTTAGGGGGGTTCTCCTGCAATTTACCTCCAGCTTTAGTGATCAACTCTGGAGATTCCATTGAAGTCGAAACTTATACAGGGTTCAAAATTTATCAGGAATCACCAGAAGCCTTTCTCACACCCGAATTAGTAGAAATTTGCCAGCATTTACCCCCAGAACGCATTGTAGGGCCAGGTTCCCATCTGTTAACGGGGCCAATTTATATCCGAGAAGCACAACCGGGAGATGTCTTAGAAATTCAATTAGAAGAAATTTCTCCTCGTTTAGCCATGGGATTTAATGCAATTCGCACGGGTTGGGGAGCTTTACCGCAACAGTTTTCTGAATCGCGATTACGGTTTATTCCATTAGATTTAGAGAAAAACATTGCTGAATTTCCTCTTAATTCTGGGATTAAAATTCCCTTAAAACCCTTTTTTGGAATTCTAGGGGTTGCGACTCCAGAAACCCAACGATCGTCAATTCCACCCGGAATTTATGGCGGCAATTTAGATAACCCAGAATTGCAAGCGGGTTCTCGTTTATTCTTACCTATTTTTGTTCCCGGTGCGTTATTTTCCATTGGAGATGGACATTCTGCACAAGGAGAAGGAGAAGTGAATGTTACCGCAATTGAAACCTCAATGAATGGTAAAATTAAACTGATTTTACATAAAAATATATTGTTAACGTCTCCCCTTGCAGAAACGCCATCGGATATCATTACTATGGGATTTGCAGAAACCTTAGATTTAGCGTTTGAATCGGCTTTAAAACAAATGATTGATGTTCTAGAACAATTCTTTGGATTAGAAGCAGAGGAGGCTTATGTTTTATGTTCTCTAGCCGCTAATTTTAGAATTACTCAAGTGGTTAATCATCCACAAAAAGGAGTTCATGGAATGATTTCTAAATCCATTTTAGGTTTTCCCTTAAAATCTCTGCTCGATCATAAGGTTGTTACGGGTTTATAA
- a CDS encoding CHAT domain-containing protein, giving the protein MKIQHSLSLFGLISASVIVSPLVHAQPIIPANDGTGTQIIPHNNQWNIQGGQRSSDGSNLFHSFQNFNVNTGQIVNFISEPNIQNILGRVTGGQASIIDGLIQVLGGNSNLFLINPAGIVFGSNASLNIPAAFTVTTADAIGFGQGNWFNSIGNNNWSTLVGTPSEFQFNSPQPGAIINLGELNINSGQSLRLVGGTVINEGSLNAPSGEIYVQTVPGQSLVKISQIGHALSLEITPNLIANSVSINPLLLPELLTGSGLNSATQTTLNQAGEIVLSNGLSVNSGDVIMASGARVNAQTANLQASNNLTLAENQLLTTGDLNLIATNTVTIRDGQTPFQANAGGNLTIQGNQNIDILALNHPITPLQSQGNMTLISDGIISGDAHFSSGGNFSILNLRGTGGNFVSLYDPIISSEADVIFGDYTGSSLKIESKGAISGGNINITTPDTSLTNIIDPDAEILRNSPALILKSGVQILANPVNLAPDSEFTTAEDQIISSQSNLFSGNNLISVGEVITAGGPVLLESASEIFVDSIATQGGNINLNAVNNILVTNTLNSQGGSINLTTGGVLQVQGILLDQNGIPVSISSENGSNGGAITIQYQGGETVPFVIGDSTLNGTAGAITTGSETIQPPQIIPNSNTFSQGNITIINKAIPINNPSDNTDNILPDQEDNKNPLDNQNENPLDNQTDSNQPEPPDIVDDITLEPNEQPGDNGEALGGIMDENSPLNLEEDSPQILEQDNAIVLDDSPMNEGENSPIDDKKIEGEDANQMEAPEADLPLNETTNIAAVDAGIEGLETEINNSFESGNFEQAVSGLENLIGFEYSNYFGTNFNSPETPSSQISQVLSSLDQQTNTKSALIYVYSRENELEIVLVRSNGSILHRNVPGVNQKILVDLIKEFRLEISSSRKNKQGAYLEKAQQLYQWIIAPIEAELKQENIEILMFTMDAILRGIPLAALHDGKQFLVEKYALSLIPSFNLVNTQYRSTAQATVLAMGASQFQDQNPLPAVPVELSTVTSELNTNQYFLNQDFTLINLKNQYKTNPTPIIHLATHADFKPGDASNSYIHLWDQKLPLNQLSQLGLSDPTVDLLVLSACRTAVGDKNAELGFAGLAVASGAKSVLASLWYVSDEGTLGLMSEFYHHLDTMGIKAKALQAAQIAMIRGQVRIEEGRLILVNQNQEITLPPDLKNLNNDELNYPYYWAAFTLVGSPW; this is encoded by the coding sequence ATGAAAATTCAACATTCTTTATCTTTATTTGGATTAATTTCTGCTTCTGTTATTGTTTCTCCTCTCGTTCATGCACAACCAATTATTCCCGCTAATGATGGAACTGGAACTCAAATCATTCCCCATAATAATCAATGGAATATTCAAGGAGGTCAACGATCTTCTGATGGGTCAAATTTATTCCATAGTTTTCAAAATTTTAATGTTAATACAGGTCAAATTGTTAATTTTATTTCTGAACCCAATATTCAAAATATTCTCGGACGAGTAACGGGGGGTCAAGCTTCAATTATTGATGGCTTAATTCAAGTTCTTGGCGGGAATTCCAACTTATTTTTAATCAATCCTGCGGGAATTGTTTTTGGCTCTAATGCGAGTTTAAATATTCCGGCTGCCTTTACCGTGACTACGGCTGATGCCATTGGTTTTGGACAGGGAAATTGGTTTAATAGTATTGGGAATAATAATTGGTCAACGTTAGTGGGAACGCCGAGTGAATTTCAATTTAATTCCCCTCAACCGGGTGCAATTATTAACTTAGGAGAATTGAATATTAATTCGGGACAATCCTTAAGGTTAGTGGGAGGAACCGTTATTAATGAAGGCAGCTTAAATGCACCATCAGGAGAAATTTATGTACAAACAGTTCCCGGTCAAAGTTTAGTTAAAATCAGTCAAATAGGTCATGCTTTAAGTTTAGAAATTACGCCTAATTTAATCGCTAATTCTGTATCTATCAATCCGCTTTTATTACCCGAATTATTAACAGGTTCTGGATTAAATTCTGCAACTCAAACAACCCTTAATCAAGCTGGAGAGATTGTTTTAAGCAATGGATTATCCGTGAATTCAGGGGATGTGATCATGGCTTCTGGTGCAAGAGTTAATGCTCAAACTGCTAATCTACAAGCCTCCAATAATTTAACATTAGCTGAAAATCAACTTTTAACAACAGGTGACTTAAATTTAATCGCTACAAATACCGTTACAATTCGAGATGGACAAACCCCCTTTCAAGCCAATGCTGGAGGCAACTTAACAATTCAAGGCAATCAAAATATTGATATATTAGCTCTCAATCACCCCATTACCCCCTTACAAAGTCAAGGGAATATGACCTTAATTAGTGATGGAATTATTTCAGGAGATGCTCACTTTTCCTCTGGGGGAAATTTTAGCATTTTAAACCTTAGAGGAACCGGAGGAAACTTTGTCAGTTTATATGATCCTATTATTAGCTCAGAAGCAGATGTTATTTTTGGAGACTATACCGGATCTTCTTTAAAAATTGAATCCAAAGGTGCAATTTCTGGCGGAAATATTAATATTACAACTCCTGATACTAGCCTGACCAATATAATAGATCCTGATGCAGAAATTCTCAGAAATAGTCCGGCTTTGATTTTAAAATCCGGGGTACAAATTTTAGCAAATCCGGTTAATTTAGCTCCAGATTCTGAATTCACAACTGCCGAGGATCAAATTATTTCTAGTCAGAGTAATTTATTTTCAGGAAATAACTTAATTTCTGTTGGTGAAGTGATCACCGCAGGGGGGCCAGTGCTCTTAGAATCTGCCAGTGAAATTTTTGTAGATTCTATTGCAACTCAAGGGGGAAATATTAACCTTAACGCTGTTAATAATATTTTGGTTACAAACACCTTGAATTCTCAAGGAGGGAGTATTAATTTAACCACTGGAGGGGTCTTGCAAGTTCAAGGAATTCTGCTTGATCAAAATGGAATTCCAGTTAGTATTTCCTCGGAAAATGGTAGTAATGGGGGTGCAATTACCATTCAATATCAAGGCGGAGAAACTGTACCCTTTGTCATTGGGGATTCAACGTTAAATGGAACCGCAGGAGCCATTACAACGGGTTCAGAAACGATTCAACCTCCCCAGATAATACCTAATTCTAATACCTTTTCTCAAGGAAATATTACCATTATAAATAAGGCTATTCCCATCAATAATCCATCTGATAACACAGACAATATTTTACCGGATCAGGAAGACAATAAAAATCCTCTTGATAATCAAAATGAAAATCCTCTTGATAATCAAACGGATTCTAATCAACCAGAACCACCCGATATTGTAGATGATATCACCCTTGAACCGAATGAACAACCGGGAGATAATGGAGAAGCTTTAGGGGGAATAATGGATGAAAATTCTCCCCTTAATTTAGAAGAAGATAGTCCCCAGATATTAGAACAAGATAATGCAATCGTGCTGGATGATAGCCCGATGAATGAAGGGGAAAATTCCCCTATAGATGACAAAAAAATAGAGGGAGAAGACGCGAACCAGATGGAAGCACCCGAAGCAGATCTTCCCCTTAATGAGACAACAAATATTGCGGCTGTGGATGCTGGAATAGAAGGATTAGAAACAGAAATTAATAATAGTTTTGAAAGCGGAAATTTTGAACAAGCCGTATCAGGATTAGAAAATTTAATCGGTTTTGAATATTCTAATTATTTTGGAACCAATTTTAATAGTCCTGAAACTCCTTCATCTCAAATTTCACAAGTCTTATCAAGTTTAGACCAACAAACAAATACCAAGTCTGCATTGATTTATGTTTATTCCAGAGAAAATGAATTAGAAATCGTATTAGTGCGTTCTAATGGTTCGATTTTGCATCGAAATGTTCCCGGTGTCAATCAAAAAATATTAGTCGATTTAATTAAAGAATTTCGATTAGAAATTAGTAGTTCTCGAAAAAATAAACAAGGTGCATACTTAGAAAAAGCACAACAATTATATCAATGGATTATTGCACCTATTGAAGCAGAATTAAAACAAGAGAATATTGAGATTTTAATGTTTACAATGGATGCTATTCTCCGGGGAATTCCTTTAGCGGCACTGCATGATGGCAAACAATTTTTAGTGGAAAAATATGCCTTAAGTTTGATTCCCAGTTTTAATTTAGTCAATACTCAATATCGTTCTACTGCACAAGCCACTGTATTAGCGATGGGAGCCTCCCAATTTCAGGATCAAAACCCCTTACCTGCGGTTCCGGTGGAACTATCAACGGTGACATCTGAACTCAATACTAATCAATATTTTCTCAATCAAGATTTTACCTTAATTAATCTAAAAAATCAATACAAAACCAATCCAACCCCAATTATTCACCTCGCTACCCATGCTGATTTTAAACCAGGAGACGCGAGTAATTCTTATATTCACTTGTGGGATCAAAAACTTCCCTTAAATCAACTTTCTCAATTAGGATTAAGTGATCCAACGGTTGATTTACTCGTTCTTTCTGCTTGTCGAACTGCGGTGGGTGATAAAAATGCAGAATTAGGATTTGCGGGGTTAGCTGTTGCTTCCGGTGCAAAGTCAGTATTAGCAAGTTTGTGGTATGTGAGTGATGAAGGAACATTAGGGTTAATGAGCGAATTTTATCACCATTTAGACACAATGGGTATTAAAGCAAAAGCTTTACAAGCCGCACAAATTGCCATGATTCGGGGTCAAGTTCGCATTGAGGAAGGTCGTTTAATTTTAGTCAATCAAAACCAAGAAATTACCCTTCCGCCTGATCTAAAAAATCTCAATAATGACGAGTTAAACTATCCCTATTATTGGGCAGCATTTACGTTAGTTGGCAGTCCTTGGTAG
- a CDS encoding DMT family transporter: MTQTQPNSSQSEVKESSASALILLGVGLVALASTAIFIKLSVREISAEATVFNRLWIATIAFAGWNALGWGRSPESNNTSELINSGITSEAESSTTEPSWGDRLRSFPKLTILLLVSLALVHLGGRFLWTWSLTQTTAANGAMLANMPPIFTALGGWLFFGQRFDRRFLTGLTIAIVGAVVLVLGDWLHPTEELFGPTAIIGDGAALLSSVFYAGSFLLVEKLRQRLSTSDILVWRCALGLVIAAPLVWIIDDVIFPMSTIGWIAVFGLALISEVTGHGLIVYSLKHFSSAFVTIVLLLEPAPTAAVAWIFFGEFLQPLNFLGFLLISIGIYLAKTGEGSASANQNDSASSIPSEELVEAAIEP; the protein is encoded by the coding sequence ATGACACAAACGCAGCCAAATTCGAGTCAATCAGAGGTAAAGGAATCCTCGGCTTCAGCGTTGATATTGCTAGGGGTAGGATTAGTCGCTCTAGCTTCTACAGCTATATTTATCAAGCTGTCAGTTCGTGAGATTAGTGCTGAAGCGACGGTATTTAATCGGCTGTGGATTGCCACGATTGCCTTTGCAGGCTGGAATGCTTTAGGCTGGGGGCGATCGCCAGAGTCCAACAACACATCCGAGTTAATCAATTCAGGTATAACCTCAGAAGCCGAAAGTTCGACGACAGAGCCCTCCTGGGGCGATCGCCTGCGTTCATTTCCAAAGCTGACCATTTTGCTCCTGGTTTCTTTAGCACTGGTTCACCTGGGAGGACGCTTTTTATGGACATGGTCGCTAACCCAAACGACTGCTGCTAACGGAGCGATGTTAGCGAATATGCCACCGATCTTCACGGCTTTAGGGGGGTGGTTGTTTTTTGGACAGCGCTTTGATCGGCGATTCCTGACAGGATTGACGATCGCTATCGTTGGGGCAGTAGTATTGGTTCTGGGTGACTGGCTACACCCCACCGAAGAACTTTTTGGCCCCACAGCAATTATTGGGGATGGAGCAGCACTGTTGTCCTCAGTGTTTTATGCAGGCAGCTTTCTACTGGTCGAGAAGTTGCGCCAACGACTCTCTACCTCAGATATTTTAGTATGGCGCTGTGCGCTTGGTTTAGTGATTGCAGCCCCTCTCGTTTGGATCATTGATGATGTCATATTTCCCATGAGTACCATAGGCTGGATAGCGGTATTCGGGTTAGCACTGATCAGTGAAGTCACAGGACATGGCTTAATTGTCTATAGTCTGAAACATTTCTCCTCTGCCTTTGTCACCATCGTTTTGCTACTGGAACCTGCACCAACTGCGGCTGTTGCTTGGATCTTTTTTGGTGAATTTCTTCAACCCCTTAACTTTCTGGGGTTCCTGTTGATTTCTATCGGCATTTATTTAGCGAAAACGGGCGAAGGTTCTGCTAGTGCCAATCAGAATGACTCGGCTAGTTCAATCCCATCGGAAGAGCTTGTAGAGGCAGCGATCGAACCCTAA
- a CDS encoding FGGY-family carbohydrate kinase, with product MVNFYIGIDFGTSGARSITINPEGTVVAETQFPFPTLTDSSEWVALWKTALFTVIQEIPVNVRRQIQRIAINGTSATVLLCDPQGISVDSPILYNDSRGATVLELLKKISPPDHCVISATSSLAKLIWWLTVKTIDIKQQQLGCLYFLHQADWLGFLLHGKLGISDYHNSLKLGYDVENFSYPHWLMNSLKSLINLERLKLPDVVAPGTPIATITPEIAEQLQLPKTCKVCAGTTDSIAAFLASGANVPGEAVTSLGSTLVLKLLSKTPVNNIKYGIYSHRLGDLWLTGGASNTGGAVLRQFFSDFELETFSRQINPNNNSHLDYYPLIKKGERFPINNPELLPCLEPRSDNRVEFLQGLLESMAKIEAQGYQLLQQFGATPLTQVYTAGGGAQNSTWTAIRQGYLNVPMVQPIHTEAAYGSALLALKKVKDVN from the coding sequence ATGGTTAATTTTTATATCGGGATTGATTTTGGTACGTCCGGTGCTCGTTCTATTACAATTAATCCTGAAGGAACAGTGGTAGCTGAAACGCAATTTCCGTTTCCCACCTTAACAGACTCTTCGGAATGGGTTGCTCTTTGGAAAACGGCTTTATTCACAGTGATTCAAGAAATTCCGGTGAATGTTCGCCGTCAAATTCAAAGAATTGCAATTAATGGAACCTCTGCCACTGTGCTACTTTGTGATCCTCAAGGTATCTCCGTAGATTCCCCTATTTTATACAATGATAGTCGAGGTGCTACCGTTCTAGAATTGTTAAAGAAAATTAGTCCTCCTGATCATTGTGTCATAAGTGCCACTTCTAGTTTAGCCAAACTGATCTGGTGGCTAACGGTTAAAACAATTGATATTAAACAACAACAATTGGGTTGCTTATACTTTCTCCATCAAGCTGATTGGTTAGGATTTTTGCTGCATGGAAAATTAGGAATTAGTGATTATCATAATAGTTTAAAATTAGGTTATGATGTAGAGAATTTTTCCTATCCACATTGGTTAATGAACAGTTTAAAATCGCTGATCAATTTAGAGCGATTGAAACTTCCTGATGTCGTTGCTCCGGGAACTCCCATCGCTACAATTACCCCAGAAATAGCAGAACAATTACAGTTACCCAAAACCTGTAAAGTTTGTGCAGGAACCACCGATAGTATCGCTGCATTTTTAGCAAGTGGGGCAAATGTTCCAGGGGAAGCCGTTACCTCTTTAGGCTCAACGTTAGTTTTAAAACTCCTCAGTAAAACTCCCGTAAATAATATTAAATATGGTATTTATAGCCATCGTTTAGGGGATTTATGGTTAACAGGTGGTGCATCTAATACGGGAGGTGCAGTATTACGTCAATTTTTTAGCGATTTTGAATTGGAAACTTTCAGTCGTCAGATTAACCCTAATAATAATAGTCATTTAGATTATTATCCCTTAATTAAAAAAGGCGAGCGTTTTCCGATAAACAATCCTGAATTACTTCCCTGTCTTGAACCTCGTTCTGATAATCGTGTTGAGTTTCTCCAAGGGTTATTAGAAAGTATGGCTAAAATTGAAGCTCAAGGTTATCAACTTTTACAACAGTTTGGTGCAACTCCGTTAACTCAAGTTTATACCGCCGGAGGTGGAGCCCAAAATTCAACTTGGACAGCTATTCGTCAGGGCTATTTAAACGTTCCCATGGTGCAACCTATTCATACAGAAGCTGCTTATGGTAGCGCATTACTAGCCCTGAAAAAAGTAAAAGATGTTAATTAA
- a CDS encoding mechanosensitive ion channel family protein: MWHYKIRAIALTGIVCVFVVWTTPVRSQEQDSVPEANAEQVEAVQPSPPPDPQAATTTTELDIPVDELKLLVKPLTLEELQTEAAGWMLVLHNKAKEISVAEVTIKRKNEAIGQQQEATDALETAKQSLEEAEKLQKGAVAGSPEYQEATKKVEEAKEHLKKAQESVEDAKTTKEELKQDETSQQALEQAEKTDTLETVKQILDQTKADRDQMIAGDFAYEEATQKIEKLEAGIKGFEDAQEAQKGINPHSPEYQVATEKVEQAYQSLKQLLEELGASTTDQSSQHFDNATATLQNTEIQHNAEEKVASLPGAVDNPQNLQKQQEHLEKTTQQLEKSTEAESDAKNQLIVTVTELQSQLTAIVDRFNVILDELDKKGGDSKAYRQYIQAITAVEIDTKDTEGVGLRLLSWAKSSEGGLRWGTNIAKFVGVLVACIIVSQILGMVTNRLLSLFTGTSAMMRRFTVMTIKRGGVVIGFLLALTALEVSLGPVLALLGGVSFVLAFALQSNLGNLASGLMIMIYKPFDVGDEIKFGEIWGYVDSITLANTKIQGFDSQIISIPNNTLWSEIVENLSHGSTRQLNFWFRVGFDEDLAKVELLLIDILQSHPQVLPDPAPSTFVWSIEDYYISVKAAAWTTKDNFWVAHSDLIRMIRKCFDQEGIKLAAIPASIEISGEDDSKILEAAQVTQDKISLTK, translated from the coding sequence ATGTGGCATTATAAAATTCGAGCAATTGCCTTGACCGGAATTGTTTGTGTTTTTGTAGTTTGGACTACTCCGGTGCGATCGCAGGAGCAAGACTCCGTTCCCGAAGCCAATGCTGAACAGGTTGAAGCCGTTCAACCCAGTCCACCTCCCGATCCGCAAGCCGCGACGACAACAACAGAACTTGACATTCCCGTTGATGAACTCAAACTTCTCGTCAAACCCCTTACCCTAGAAGAACTTCAAACTGAAGCCGCCGGATGGATGCTCGTTCTGCACAATAAAGCCAAGGAAATTAGCGTTGCTGAAGTGACAATTAAACGCAAAAATGAAGCGATTGGTCAACAGCAAGAAGCGACTGACGCCTTAGAAACAGCGAAACAATCCCTGGAAGAAGCGGAGAAACTTCAAAAGGGTGCCGTTGCGGGTTCACCGGAATATCAAGAAGCGACTAAAAAAGTAGAAGAAGCGAAAGAACATCTGAAAAAAGCCCAGGAATCTGTTGAAGACGCGAAAACAACCAAAGAAGAATTAAAGCAAGACGAGACTTCACAGCAAGCGTTGGAACAGGCGGAGAAAACCGATACCCTGGAAACAGTCAAACAAATTCTGGATCAAACAAAGGCAGATCGAGATCAGATGATCGCTGGAGATTTTGCTTATGAAGAAGCGACTCAAAAGATCGAAAAGCTAGAAGCTGGGATTAAAGGGTTCGAGGATGCCCAAGAAGCTCAAAAAGGTATCAATCCCCATTCACCAGAATATCAGGTTGCCACTGAGAAAGTCGAACAAGCTTACCAAAGTCTTAAGCAACTCCTTGAAGAGCTTGGTGCTAGTACAACCGACCAATCCTCTCAGCATTTCGACAACGCTACTGCCACCCTGCAAAACACAGAAATTCAACATAACGCCGAGGAGAAAGTTGCGAGTTTACCCGGTGCTGTTGACAACCCCCAGAACCTGCAAAAACAACAGGAGCATTTGGAAAAAACGACGCAACAACTAGAAAAGAGTACGGAAGCAGAGTCAGATGCTAAAAACCAATTGATCGTAACCGTTACCGAACTGCAATCCCAGTTAACGGCAATTGTGGATCGCTTTAACGTGATTTTGGATGAACTCGATAAAAAAGGTGGTGATAGCAAAGCCTACCGCCAATACATTCAAGCAATTACCGCAGTTGAAATTGATACTAAAGATACTGAAGGTGTAGGTTTGCGACTTCTGAGTTGGGCGAAATCTAGTGAAGGGGGTCTTCGCTGGGGTACGAATATCGCTAAGTTTGTCGGTGTTTTAGTAGCCTGCATTATTGTTTCTCAGATTCTCGGCATGGTGACCAACCGACTGCTTTCTCTGTTCACTGGCACATCAGCCATGATGCGTCGGTTTACGGTAATGACGATCAAGCGGGGCGGCGTTGTGATCGGATTTCTCCTGGCTCTAACGGCCCTGGAAGTGAGCTTAGGCCCGGTTTTAGCGTTGCTTGGGGGGGTGAGTTTTGTTTTAGCCTTCGCCCTGCAAAGTAACCTGGGTAACTTAGCCAGTGGCTTGATGATTATGATTTACAAGCCGTTTGATGTGGGAGATGAAATCAAATTCGGTGAAATTTGGGGATATGTAGATTCCATCACATTAGCGAACACAAAAATCCAAGGTTTTGACTCTCAGATCATCTCTATTCCGAATAACACGCTTTGGAGCGAAATTGTCGAAAACTTGAGTCATGGTTCAACTCGTCAATTGAACTTTTGGTTCCGAGTTGGTTTTGATGAAGACTTGGCTAAAGTAGAACTCTTGCTTATAGACATTCTTCAATCCCATCCTCAAGTTTTACCCGATCCGGCTCCCAGTACCTTTGTCTGGAGTATTGAAGACTACTATATTAGTGTCAAGGCTGCTGCATGGACGACAAAAGACAATTTTTGGGTTGCTCACTCAGATCTGATTCGGATGATTCGGAAATGCTTTGATCAAGAAGGGATCAAACTTGCTGCTATCCCCGCATCTATAGAAATATCTGGGGAGGATGACAGTAAAATTCTTGAGGCTGCTCAAGTCACGCAAGATAAAATCTCACTGACAAAATAA
- a CDS encoding mechanosensitive ion channel domain-containing protein, producing MTIISGIIQFINKLFTQPIRLGEITISVSLIITVIISLLAVILIARFFTNWLRDKLLVKWGFDEGSRDAIATICYYFVIALGFIIVPQACGLDIRSLSFLAGGLGIGIGLGFQGLVQNFVSGLILLIERPVKVGDYIEIDDLEGTIRKISIRAATILTNDGISIIVPNQTLVSGKIINWSYGNVNSRIHIQVPVAYGSDPVLVTEVLLAIARRESRVLSYPAPQVWLRSFGDSAINFELLVWIDQPKARLPIQSSLNYIIETELKKNNIIIPLPQRDLWIKNPEELRTIFNPHPVAVPASPQGQLSAIQTVEESEGLELESVNPLSLRDLLRKVVYFEQFTDLELLGLIEQGYRETIPSGEFIFHEGDPGDAFHIILSGSVEIISEKVNKHIRNLNPGDFFGELSLIMGIPRTAAVRTLETTILFVVDRNVFHYFLSSYPQLADQMAEKLVERKQELLERQQLLREMGILGEEEDLDNNPLVWVRKRMKSLFGI from the coding sequence ATGACAATTATTTCAGGAATAATACAATTTATAAATAAATTATTTACGCAACCCATTAGATTAGGTGAAATTACAATTTCAGTTAGTTTAATTATTACCGTCATTATTTCATTATTGGCTGTTATTTTAATAGCCCGGTTTTTTACTAATTGGTTACGCGATAAATTATTGGTTAAATGGGGATTTGATGAAGGCAGCCGAGACGCGATCGCTACAATTTGTTATTATTTTGTCATTGCTTTAGGGTTTATTATTGTTCCTCAAGCGTGTGGTTTAGATATTCGATCTTTAAGCTTTTTAGCTGGAGGTTTAGGGATTGGGATCGGTTTAGGTTTCCAGGGATTAGTTCAAAATTTTGTAAGCGGATTAATTCTCCTGATTGAACGTCCCGTTAAAGTGGGAGATTATATTGAAATTGATGATTTAGAAGGAACGATTCGCAAAATATCAATTCGTGCTGCTACGATTTTAACCAATGATGGAATTTCGATTATTGTCCCTAATCAAACTTTAGTCAGTGGAAAAATTATTAATTGGAGTTATGGAAATGTTAATAGTAGAATTCATATTCAAGTTCCCGTTGCTTACGGAAGTGATCCAGTGTTAGTAACGGAAGTTTTATTAGCGATAGCACGCCGAGAATCGAGAGTTTTATCTTATCCCGCACCTCAAGTTTGGTTAAGAAGTTTTGGAGATAGTGCGATTAATTTTGAGCTTTTAGTTTGGATTGATCAACCCAAAGCTAGACTTCCGATCCAAAGTTCATTAAACTATATTATAGAAACTGAACTTAAAAAAAACAATATTATTATCCCCCTTCCTCAAAGAGATTTATGGATCAAAAACCCTGAAGAATTGAGAACAATTTTTAACCCTCATCCCGTTGCTGTTCCTGCTTCTCCCCAAGGTCAACTTTCTGCCATTCAAACGGTTGAAGAGTCTGAAGGTTTAGAGCTAGAATCGGTAAACCCTCTATCCCTACGAGATTTATTAAGAAAAGTCGTTTATTTTGAGCAGTTTACCGATTTAGAATTATTAGGATTAATTGAACAAGGGTATCGAGAAACTATCCCATCAGGAGAATTTATTTTTCATGAAGGAGATCCAGGGGATGCCTTTCATATTATTCTTTCTGGTTCAGTAGAAATTATCTCGGAAAAAGTCAACAAACATATTCGCAATTTAAACCCAGGGGACTTTTTTGGAGAACTTTCCTTAATTATGGGAATTCCTCGCACGGCTGCTGTCCGAACCTTAGAAACAACCATTTTATTTGTTGTGGATCGAAATGTATTTCATTATTTTTTATCCAGTTATCCTCAATTAGCAGATCAAATGGCTGAAAAATTAGTTGAACGGAAACAAGAACTACTTGAACGTCAACAACTGTTAAGAGAAATGGGAATTTTAGGGGAGGAGGAAGATTTAGATAATAACCCATTGGTTTGGGTTAGAAAACGGATGAAATCGCTCTTTGGAATTTAA